CACTTTGAATCCATCGTTGTGACCAAAGCCCAGGAGAACTCTGAGTACCTTGTACTAGAAAACTTTGTGAGTTGAGAGGGGAACTTTGGTAGATTTACATTGCCTAATTGGGTCTATCGGGTAATGTCTAATCTCTGAGTCACTCACCAAACTTTAAATTGCTTCTGGGATAGTTTCCAGCCCCAAAGCAACCTGGCCTTAAGTTCCTGAGAGAGTCTTCATGGGATCTCATGGAGAGCAGCATGGGGCACAGAGAAGAGAGGGTGCCAAGCCCAGCTTGCCCTGGGTATGTCCTCCTCCAGGCTGGGGCTCCTAACTGAGTCCCAAGGTCGGGCAAGGTTTCTGCAGCTGTGGCTGCACCTTGGATCTCTCTATACTCAGGGTCATTTTGAGACATCAGGAAGTGAGACAATAGTTAAAGGGTAAATACTATGTCATCAGTATGTATCCTCGTATTCCCAGGGCAGCTCTGATAGATATGCTCTGTATGGCATGCTAGGTTATGGTTAGGTGGCATCCAGATGGGCAGGTGACAGTAGAGCCAGCCACTTGTCCTGGCAGTAGTAAACCAGCAACCTTCCTGCTCCACTGGCCTGCCTGCCTTCAAGCAATAGATGCAGCCTACACTGGTCCCAAGCTGGGTGAGTGCTGGATGACCTCTATGGCcagcttttcaccatttaggGTGATGGGAAGGAGAGGTCTTATGCCAAGGGTGCTGGGAGGGGGTTGGGAATAGGGACGGGTTAGGCAACAAGGCAACTATTTCCAAAACTTTGAAGGCTGCACCTGTGACAAGGGAACAGGTATGTTTTGCACAAGCCCAGTAGACCCAGTGGATAAAGGGAGAAGTAGGAAAAAGGCAAATTTCAGATTTCCGAAGAACTCTGACAGCCCAGTTTCCTAACAAACTTGCCCAGAGCCCTCACTGTTCAAACTGAGAACTCACCTATGGAGCAGGGATCCCTAGTGCTGTGGGTAGGGACTGGACTGGtttaatatttaaagattctATCAAGCCTCAGATTCTGCCTCATCTCTTAATCCCTGATATTCTGAGATAACTTTTTCTGAACATTGTACCAATTAGGAAAAAATCTCCCTTTCTTCAGGGCCATGTGCAATACACAAACCCTTCACCTGACCTCAGTTTCTCTACCTTGAAAATGAGTGGGGTTGAAATAGGTTAGTGATTTCCAAGACTGGTTTACATCTGAAGTACAtgggaacttttattttaaaaataaataaaaccaaaccaatgagcaaacaaaattaaaacagattgcCAAGGCAATCTGCAAAGAAAGGACCCAGAAATCAGTGTTTTTCAACCAGCATTTGGAGAGCTATCAGGGAGCCAGCTCCATGTCATTTAGGACACCCTATGGCAGGGCCTGATGACACTTGGTTTTCTGAATCTCTTTAGTCACAGAATTTTTATAATCTCTAGTGCATATTTTTGTTCTGGGAAGTTGAGTAGATTTGCAGGTGAACATGTCTACAAAACCACCAAATGGCATTGGATGACATTTCTTTCCAAACTTGATGTGGTTGTGGCTCAAGTCCCCACCTAACCCAAGCTGGGACTGTGAATTTTGAGTGGGCTCCAACAATTAGGTAAGATTCTATTTCTCTGGccaagacccagaatagcaaagaTGCAGGCAGTCTATTGTGTTTACAGGAGGAAATCTTCTCTCCAGATTAGATTTCTGAAGACTTTGGTGGGAACTCCATGTTATAGGTTCCAGACATTTAATTTGATCAGCTTTCATAGAGAAGAGAGTAAGATCAAATGAACTGATTTACACTAACTAAACTCACAAGAGTGCAGTATAAACCAGTCATTGAGTAAGACATAAAGTGGTTAGGGAGATAAgcaattttatgttttcaatcTAGTATATTCTCTCCATATAAGATGGTGTAGGAAGCCAAACTATAACAGAAACTTGCGGAGTGAGAAGGAACCAGATCCAGAGGAATGAGCCTTTGACCTCAATGGACAAGGCCATTAAGCTGTGAGAGCCCAAGGTCTCCAATTTTACAGCAGACACAAGAGTTACTCAGAGGTCCCTGCTTCCCTACAAAGTACTTGAGGTAGCATATGTAGACATATGACATTTCTTTAGTTATATTAATATCATATATTACACAAAATtcccttcattttattaaatttcattagATTTCCAAGGTCTGCTCTTCCAAGTCTACTACATAACCTGACTTGCAGCTAACTTGGTTTTTTAGTTGAATCTCAGAGAGTAGGTTTATCTACAATTGTAAAGACATTATGCTGTAATCCCCATGTATTGACTCAAGAGAGCCAAAcagaaaacatgtatttttctgCCTTCCATATTCCTAGGGATGAAAGAATGTTTGAAATGGAAGCATCTAACCAGTCTACTGTAACAGAATTTATCTTGCTTGGCCTCTCTGCCCACCCAAAACTAGAGAAAACATTCTTTGTGCTCATCCTGCTGATGTACCTGGTGATCCTGCTGGGCAATGGCATCCTCATCCTGGTGACCATCCttgactcccacctgcacacgcccatgtacttcttcctgggGAACCTCTCCTTCCTGGACATCTGCTACACAACCTCCTCAGTTCCTCTGGTCCTGGATGGTTTCCTAACTCCCAGGAAAACCATTTCTTTCTCAGGCTGTGCTGTGCAGATGTTTCTCTCCTTTGCCATGGGGGCCACAGAGTGTGTGCTCCTGGGCATGATGGCCTttgatcgctatgtggccatctgcaaccctcTTAGATACCCCGTGGTCATGAGTAAGGCTGCCTATGTGCCCATGGCCATCAGCTCCTGGGTGGCTGGTGGAGTCAATTCCTTGGTGCAGATCTCTCTTGCAGTACAGTTGCCATTCTGTGGGGACAATGTCATCAACCACTTCATCTGTGAGATCCTGGCAGTTCTAAAGTTGGCCTGTGCTGACATCTCGATCAATGTGATCAGCATGGGGGTGGCCAATGTGATCTTTCTGGGTGTTCCAGTTCTGTTCATCTTTGTCTCCTACATATTTATACTCACCAGTATCTTAAAGATCCCCTCAGCTGAGGGGAGAAaaaaagccttctccacctgctctgCCCACCTCACTGTGGTGATCATCTTCTATGGAACAATCCTCTTCATGTATGGGAAGCCCAAGTCCAAGGACCCACTGGGGGCTGACAAGCAGGACTTGGCAGACAAGCTCATCTCTCTTTTCTATGGACTTCtgacccccatgctgaaccccatcATTTATAgtctgaggaacaaggatgtgaaaaCTGCTGTGAAGGATCTGGTATCTCAGAAATGCCTCTCCCAGTGATGGTAGAGTGTATTCCATGATTCGTGCAGTTGGATGACTCTCATTTGAGAATCTCGATGCAAAGCAAATCTAGGTAAGTGGAAAGCTGCTTTTAGAGCCATGCCACTCACAGTGTGGTCCACGGACCAGCAATGTCAGCATCATGTGGGAATTTATTTGACATACAGAATCTTGGGGCCCATTGCAGAACTGAGTTggaatcttcatttttttaaaatatatgtttttagatgttgatagacctttgttttattcttttatttgtatatggtgctaagaatcaaacccagtgcctcaaacatgctagtcaagcacccCCAGAgtcttcattttaataagatcccTCAGATGATTTTCATGCATGTTAAACTTTGAGCAGTATTAGATAGTAAGAGTGTGCAGTGAATGTTGTGGTGTACCCCCCAAAGCCCCATTCCCACCTCATTACCTTACCTGCTGGGCATGTGAGTGAGAGACAGCATTCAGCTCAATCTCCAGGGCTTCCCTGGGCTAAACAGAACTACCTCACCCAGTCATCCTGCCTCTGCAGGGGCAGAGCAAATCCCTTGATGAGTCAATGTCAGTATAAAGGCTCAGTCTTCCTTTCCTTGAATGGGGATATCTCTAAAGAGCCATCTGAGGTCAGGAGCTTCACCATGGCAGCTCATGTTCTCCCTCTGCCTCGCCCTGCTTTCTTCACCCATCCCTACAGGTGTTGATCTGAAGAGCACTTCCAGTAGACATTCTGCATGAAAATCTCCCCATCAGAGCTCAACCTTTGACAGTGAACAATGTTCTCAGCACAGATGAGTGAACAGCATGTTTTCATGCATATCATTGGTGTGTGTCCTTCTCTGATGTGGCCCATACCCTGACTCCCAAGGAAAGAAGCTCACTGAATTTCTtttgttcaaagaaaaaattgtgCCCTCAAAAGTAGTTAATAAATTAAATTCCTTTAATGTTCACTTCCATAAATGGATCTCAATTCATACTTATAAGTGTTTCAACTCCTACCCAGAGAATAAGCAGGGAGAAAGGGTTCAGCAGTCAGCTCTATGGCATTTTCTTCAAGGGAAGGATGTTTGCAATGTAGAAAACATGTTGGCACctaactacaaaaaacaaaatcctaagAAAAACTTATGATTATCTATATGTCTACTAAATGGCACATTGTCTCAGCCTCAATAAGggattaattttatattcatgccttattattttaaaacagtctgTAAATTAGGTTAATTTCACTTTGTAAGAATTCCTGTGTTTTCATAATACTTGTTGAGAAAGCATAGAATTGCAAATTCAATCACTTGTAAGCCaaacaattttaataacaaatagaaaaaaaatttcaaatttaccaTGAAATTGAAAGTGACATATAAGTACATTTTGGCATGATGTGGGCTAGGACCTTCAAAAGCAAAAGTGCCCAGGTTTGGGACAGTCTTAGGAGGGACCTGATAGTTCCAGGcaatgtttttctgtgtcttctagaAAAGTAATTTGCAGATAGGCACTCAGTAAAGTACCTTTCTTCAATTACCTTTTAGCTTTCTCTTGCCTCCACTTGGTGCTCAGAGGGGTGGGATGTGTATGTGACTGACAAACTTCTACAGGGGGGTTAAGTGAGGGCTCGGATGGGTGAAACCTTTCCCTAAGAGACCATGGCAGTCTCTAGCTTGAGGCCTGAGGTAGTCTGTAGGTCACAGATGTCCCCAACTAGGTGTCTTCAGGGACTGTTTCCAGTCTTCATGGAAAGGACATGAGTCCACACACTGTAGAAAGATCTCTGTGCATTTCCCCTGGACTAATGTAGGCAATGGTGTCGTAAGGATTACAAAGATACACAAAGAACTTTGATCCCAGCTTCCATCTCCTCACAAAGGAAAAATTAGTACACAAGGTCTTTTTATTAGCAGAGCATCCTACCTCCTTTTAAGACCAGTCCTTAACAGTTGCTTTTGATAGACATCAGACTCCAATTCAAAGCTTACCACCTGCTCCCTGCATCCCCTTCATCCACTTAGAAGAGAAACTTCCCATCCCCTGACATGCTCAGCAGGTATGCCATATTCCATACTAACTGGGACTCACCTCCTGGCCCTGGTTAAGGATTACTTGAAAAATTCTCTGTTCTGTGTCATCAAAGATCCCTGACTGGGCTGGTCTCAGCAAAATGCTACTTACCTGCCTGGTGTCTGATGCCAGTGCTGCTTCTGTCTAAGGCTTGATCTTGTTGCTCCCTCACCAACTCCAGAGTGTTTTTCTACCCTCACATCCTCTTCAATGTGTAATCCTTGTTCTATGCTACACTGAATCAATGGGAAGGATAGTGTCCAATACTTATGACAGGAAGTGTCCCTTCCTTATTGGGATCCACGCTGCAAATGGATGCCCCATTGGTGCCATACCAAGTACTGTGCTAACATTTAATGTTCTCTCTGGCCATAGTGCCCCGGAGACTGATCATGTTTAATCAATTcaattcattaatcatttttagCTGTAAGCAGTAGAAACCCAAAGCTGATCCAGCTTGGACAAAGGATTGAATGTATTGATTTATGTGAATAAACCTGGGAGGTGGTGACATAGCTGGCCTCGTGCAGGACAACCAGGGGTTTCAGTGCTGCTCGGATGTTTTCTAGAGCtcatcttgtttgttttttttttttgtttgtttgtttttttagaagaaatgattCATCTTGACACTAAAAAAGAGACATTACAAGAAACAATCTTTTtactctgtttttatttatttatttatttgcagtgctagagatcaaacccaggacctcaattaagagtggtaggcaagtgctctaccactgaattacaacctcagccccaagtaatctttttaaaaaatcactttaattgacaagtaaatagtgtgtgtgtgtgtgtgtgtgtgtgtgtgtgtgatgtttttATGTATGGACACATTGTAGACTAAATAAACTTTCTGAACTTTTTTCCTGGTTTCtgtaatgtaaattaaaatatctacTTCATTGGGTTCTTGcaagcattaatttaaaatgagagaatGCACATCTGCATAATGCCCAACACATAGTAGACAACCAACAAACAACATTCATCATTCttactgttattgttatttttattactgatgtatagaaagCATATGGCCTGTAAGGACACATAATTCCTAATGTTTGCATAGTGGACATTACTTGAGATTCCCTAGCTATTCATCCCTTTGACTTTGACTCTACCCCTGAGCACAtgatttttgttctaattttggGTTTCTCATagcatcttttttatttctatttcactaGAGACCCAACTCCAGCCAGTTATAAATATTCTGTTCTTGAGTGATGCGGGAGGACTGAGAGGCACTTGTGAAGATCAGAGCCTAGGGACACAGGCTTCCTGAAAGACTAAGACCTGTTTTTAGGATTGTGAAACATTGCCCCTCCCTGGGCACCTTACCACCACATCACTAAGACCtatttactatgtgtcaggccTGTTTAAGCATATATTATAAATACACATTAAAGGTATACAATACATGCCAAAAAGGCAGAAGATGTAGTTTGAAGACAGACCATATATCAGAACCAGACACAGAGATGGCAGGGTTGTTGGAATTATCAGACAGATATAATTGATATGATAAGAGTGCTAatggaaaaagttgaaaaaaaggTAGGGGGAAGATGGGTAATCtaagcagagaaatggaaatcctaagaaaaactcaaaaggaaATGCTAGATATCCAAAACACTGTAACAGAGGTGGAGAATACCTCAGTGGGGTCATTAGTAGACAGAACATGGTTAAGGAAAGCATCTCCAAACTTAAGGATATGtcaatagaaaatttcaaacctaaaaatcaaaggaagaaaagactgaaacaaaacaaaaaaagaaagtatagccaagaactatgagacaacTGCAAAAGGTATAATTTATGCATAATAGGAATagcagaaggagaaggaaaagagaaaacaaaagaaatatttgaagaatatgaAGGGATTCTGGGAttaaaaagtttgagaaccactgccttgaacattttattttaaactaaaacatAACTGGACTTATTTGCCTATCTTTTATGCAAGGAGGGCTTTTTCTTGCTATTTATAAGTTCACTAGTTGGATTCTTAAGAACTACAACATAACATGTtgtctgtagttttaattttacttttcttaaagtGGAGTTGGAATTtagcatttttcaaaagaatcagTGTGCAGAATCTGTCCAGATTTTAACAATTGTATTCCTGACATCTGGTAtgacagcattttattttaataacttgcCTTTAGTAAATTTACACAAAGCATTCGACCTTAGTTTCCATAAAAATAACTCGTTCCACCCTCTTTTTAGTTCAGTTTGTGGAAATTAAATTAAGTTGATGTAACTATAATATTAACAATTGGCTCAAGAAGTCTGGGAACAAACAAAAGTACCTCTTAATCAGTATTATTCCCAGCTAGGAGGAGCAGATGTGTTGGGAAGCCTGCTACCTGATTTGGGTGTTGGTCTGTGCATCTTGCATAGGGAATGGTATTAGTTAATCTGGGGAGCCAGTTAAAGAGAGACTGGTTAAAACCAATTCTACCCCTCTCAAAACATGGAGCCACTACTGATATCATTGTCCCATGTTAAATTCAAATCCTCCATGTCCACTAATCTACACTCCTCAATTACAGGAAAGACTTCTGTTTATCTCATCCTCAGTAACtaccccagtgcctggcacagaataaAGTGATAGTTGGGGGATGTCTTCACAAAACATCCTTTTAGTCTccagtctccaattccatcttaAATTCGACCCTCCCATTTCCATcttctttatgtatttgttttgttctttttgggaTCAAGCCCAGAAGtactctacctttgagctacatccccagccctttttaaaaatttcttttgagacagggtctccactaagttatccaggctggtCAGGAACTTCTGATCCTTCCACCTTAGCCCCATGATGTAGTTGCGATTACAGGggagcaccaccacacccagcttgttcttgttttgatttggtttgtttctctttcttagtTTTAAAACTTTACCCTTGATTCAGCCTTCTCTTTTTCCCTGATCTGGCTCTAAGCCCCATAATATCTTCCTCTGACAGTTCTCACATTGGTTTCCATGATGCCATTGTGTCCGAGCTTCCTCCTCTGACTCTTCCCTGCTCCTGGACTCCCATAAAAGTTTAGGGCACTAGGCAATCATCTCACAGAGTGTAGCTGACACCAGGATAATTTGGGGGTGAGAGGCCCTGAACCTGTCATTTCTCCTGTCCTAGTGACTGGTGCTAGCCCAAGGTGcatgcctccttcctcctgttttCAAGGATAGGGCCAGGTTTGGTCAGCTCTGGAAATGTGCTGAGGAACATCAGGGAAAACCAGCAACATAGGAAGTATTTGGATGACCAATGTATCTCTCTCAGTCTTGGCAAACCTTCTCTCTCTTGTTTTGATACTTATCTTTGTAAAGACAAGGACAGAGCCCCCTCAGAAAGATATAATATTGTGATCAGGCACAGTCAGACCTGAGTTATTGCATCTATTTCCAGGAAGGCCCGCAAGCATGGGCGGGAAGTGGGGTTAATTTCTCTTCTAAGGAGACTTTATCTATAGTTAGAGTTAAGATTTATATAAAGTTGTCTTCAACCTCCATAATTGGGTTTATGGGACACAGGCCCTAAACTCCAGTGAGGCCTTTCACCAAACTTTAAATTGCTTCTGGGATTAAAATTGGCCCCCAAACAACTAGAACTCTAAATGGTTCCATGGCACCTTGGTAGAACCTCTGGAGAGCAGGGTAAGGGACAAAGAACAGAAAGTACCTGACTATGCAGGTCAGGTATGACTGCCAGGAGCAACTGGGAAGCAGCTCCTTGAGTTGTCCTTCTTCTTATTATCTCCTTGGGCATGAAGAAGTCCAGGATGTGAGGAGCTAGAGCTCCTCTAGCTATTGCCAACTCTAAATTTCCTTTACCTTAAGGTGCAATTTGAAGGGAATACTCAGTTCTAAGACAGCTAGACAGAAGTTACTGTATACTTCTATCTCCCAAAGATGGGGCAGGCCCAGGGAGGTGGGCAGTTGAAACAACCACTTCGCAGTCCCAGAGTCCTTAGCATCCTCCTTGCCATGAGACCTTCTGTCTGGGTGAACTCCCTTTCCCATCATGAATTTATCTCCACAATGGACATAGACCAGTTCTCTCTGTCACCAAAGTTTCTTCAGGTAGGTTAGAAGAGCAAAGGTGGAATCCAAGGACAAGTGGAATCCAAGGTAAGTACTTGGTTCAGTTTCCATTTATCTGAAGGTCTTTTTTAGGGGATAGGGAGAAGGCATGTACTGGGAGTCAAGTGCGGGGATAGGATAGAGTGAGGGGACACATGGGGAATGACGTTAGAAGAAGGAAGTTTCTGTTCAGTGTGAGGATAAGTTTTCTAATATTCAAAGCTGCCTGAAAAAAGAATGGCAGACATGAATTCCACCCAAGTCAAGGTATTCAGAGCAAAAGTGTTTCATGGAGGGTAGTCACacaaaggaggagagggaggcttGCCTTCTTAAGACAAGTTATTTTGCAACATTCCAGTCAAGTCTTAGATTTTCCAGTCAGTACTCCGAAAACAGAGCCCTTTTCTCTCAATGTGCCTGGTGCCTACAGTTAATTGCTGATAAATGCATGAGGATAACTTCAAACTGTGTCTGGTTTCACTTACCCAGTCTTCCCCTACCAGCAATAGCACGATAGTCACAGATGCAATGTGTGCAGTTGCCATGAGGCAGATAACTTGGAGAAAGGTGGGATACCTCTATTTTTCATGAGTGTCTTAGGGAAAGCAAGGATGACAAAGACTTCATAATTCATACTTTAGTCACTCTAGCACAAAAATGGAAGAACAAGAATCAGAGTGGTGATGGAAGGATCCCTAGGGAGAAGATAAAGAACCACCTGCCCTGTCCTGGTTGCTTGTGGTTTTATccgaacttcagtttcttcatctttaacaTGAGAAGCCAATGCTTGAGTTTTTTCTAATGCACTCTGTCTTTGCTTCTGTAGTGACATCTTCTACATGTGCCACCTTCTACGTGTGGCACCTCCTTCAAGTAAGCTGTCTGTGAGGATGGGTAGAAATATCTGCTTTGCTGTGGAAAAAACTTTACAATGGCATTGCAGTGGCTGATTTAGAAGTTGTAACTTAGAAAACATCTCCAAAAACACAGAATTCAGTCAAAAAGCCACAAAAGTCACCTGGGAGGCATGAGGGACATTTGCCCTTGGATTCTATTTCTGCTCCTTCAGAGGTCTGGAGCAGACTCGGGAAATTGCAGTACTATGGACAAAGTAACAAATATAGATTCTAAGTAGACCCTAATCTTCCTGACCTCTGCTCGTTATGTTCTCTCCATGTAAGACTCCCAGTGAAGCTGAATCAGAAAATTATTAAACATGCATAGACTTAGATCAAGAGGAGTGAGTGAGATGATGTCAGAGGCACAACATTACTGAGTGTGACAGCTTAAAGCCCTCAAGGGTACTGAAGGGACAATTCAGGGACAGGCAGGGCTAGCTGGGGGAGCCCACTTTCCTGGTAATTTTGGGAACCATAAAAGTTCCTCTTTTATGATTTTCACATAGACCCAAATAAAGAACTGCTCATATTTCTTCCTTCAAGTGTGTTAACTATATTGAGCTGACTACAATTCTTTCATAGATCATTGTTGATTAGACTCCCAAGGGATGTTTTTCCTGCTTTGACTGATATATtctgatacacacatacacacacacacacacacacacacacacacacacgggattGAACTTAAGGGTGttttttaccattgagctacatccccagctcttttatttatttatttatttatttattgttgttgttgtttaattttgagacagggtcttgctaagttgtccagaacagccttgaacttgagatcctcctgcttcagcacccaagttgctggaattatagatgtgcTCTACCACACCTACCTGATATAGCCTAACTTTGAAGGTAACTTCAATGGATAGTGGATTTTATCCCTTGAGTGCTGATCTAAATTGGCATCACAAAGTGTCAATGTAATTATAAGTTCTAGGAGAATTTCATTGGAATAGATTTTCTCTAATGCACTGGTTCCATGGTTCTACAGTGACTAAAGTACATTTTACATGTGGTGAATCCTTTAAGCAATCCCTCTGTAAGTCTGGGTAGAATTGTCTGCTTTACTCTGGAGAAAGCATTACTAATGGAATTACAGTGACTTTACTAGTCATCTCATCTATAAAAGGGCCTGATCTCAATAAACGTATAATCCTAATAAACATGTGTGTGCTATCACTGGTTTTCCTGAGAGTGGGAGAGAGCATTTAAAATGGAAGAGGCAAACCAGTCCATTGTGACCGAATTTGTCTTGCTGGGGCTGTCAGATCAGCCAAGAATGGAGAAAACATTCTTTGTGCTCATCCTGCTGATGTACCTGGTGATCCTGCTGGGCAATGGCATCCTCATCCTGGTGACCTTCCTTGACTCCAacctgcacacgcccatgtacttcttcctgggGAACCTCTCCTTCTTGGACATCTGCTATACAACGTCTTCCATTCCTCTGGTCCTGGATGGTTTTCTCACTCCCAGGAAAACCATTTCTTTCTCAGGCTGTGCTGTGCAGATGTTTCTCTCCTTTGCCATGGGGGCCACAGAGTGTGTGCTCCTGGGCATG
The Sciurus carolinensis chromosome 14, mSciCar1.2, whole genome shotgun sequence DNA segment above includes these coding regions:
- the LOC124964544 gene encoding olfactory receptor 13C7-like, whose amino-acid sequence is MEASNQSTVTEFILLGLSAHPKLEKTFFVLILLMYLVILLGNGILILVTILDSHLHTPMYFFLGNLSFLDICYTTSSVPLVLDGFLTPRKTISFSGCAVQMFLSFAMGATECVLLGMMAFDRYVAICNPLRYPVVMSKAAYVPMAISSWVAGGVNSLVQISLAVQLPFCGDNVINHFICEILAVLKLACADISINVISMGVANVIFLGVPVLFIFVSYIFILTSILKIPSAEGRKKAFSTCSAHLTVVIIFYGTILFMYGKPKSKDPLGADKQDLADKLISLFYGLLTPMLNPIIYSLRNKDVKTAVKDLVSQKCLSQ